One Comamonas odontotermitis genomic window, GCGATGTGGATTGGCGAAACAGAACGATCCGCGTGGAAAGAGCACGCACGGCAGGGGAAGCAAAGCCCCTCAAGACCTACAACGCCCGCGATGTAGACCTTGTGACACGGGCAATAGTTGCGCTTGAAACCATGAAGCCATGGACGATGCTCGGAGGGAGCAGCGAAGGGGATGCCGAGCTGGGGCGCAGGATCTTCGAGAACCCAGGCACAAATAAGCCTTGGCACGATGAGCGCAGCCAGCGCGACACCTATTGGCGCCCCGCGCTACGGGGTGCGGGCATACGCTGGCGCAGGCCATACCAAACCCGCCACACCTACGCCACGAACGCCTTGGGGGCAGGAGTAAACCCGGCCTATATCGCTAGGCAGATGGGGCACAAGAACGCGAAGATGCTTTTCACGGTCTACGCCAAGTGGATTGATGGAGCTGACCGGGGCCGGGAGTTGGCCAAGCTGGAGCAGGTGCTCGGAAATGAAAAAACCGCCCTAAGAAAGGCGGTTTGATCAAGTAAGAACCTTGGAGAAGTTCCCCAGCAGTTCCCTGGGTGTCTGAAGTCTGGTTTCCTTCAGAGGGAAAATTTGGTAGGCGCGATTGGACTCGAACCAACGACCCCCACCATGTCAAGGTGGTGCTCTAACCAGCTGAGCTACGCGCCTGTCGTTGAAGACTTGAATTATAGACCGAAAAATTCAGCGTTCTGGTAAACATGGCTACTTTTTCCAAAATCTGCGTTTTTAGCGGCCGGACACACCCGAGGTTACCGCCGCCGCGCCGAACGCACGCCGGAAACCGTGGCTACTGCAGCCAGCACCTTGGCCAGCCGGCCCGAATCCGAAATCTCCACGGTGAAAGTCATCCATGCCGTTCCTTTGACAGACTGGGTCTGCACGCCGATCACATTCGTCTTGTCCCTGGCAAAGACTTCGGAAATATCGCGCAGCAGGCCCTGGCGGTCGTGCGCCTCCACCGCCACATCCACGGGATACACGGCTTCGCTGGCCGCCTGGCGTCCACCATAGCCCCACTCGACTTCGATCACGCGCTCCGGATTGCGCGCGCGCATCTCCCGGAAATTGCTGCAGTCGCAGCGGTGCACGCTCACACCCTTGCCCCGGGTGACAAAACCGCCAATCACATCCGGAGGCGCGGGCTTGCAGCATTTGGCCAGCTGGGTCATCAGTGAATCAACACCCACCACCAACACCCCGCCCTTGCCAGAGCCATCGCTCGCCTTGCGCGGGCGGTTGAGCAGTAATTCGTCCTGCGGTGCTTGTGGTTCAGGCGGGCGCAGTATGTTTTCGATGGCACGCAGCGATAGCTCGTCTTTGCCAACCACCTCGAACAACGCCTCGGCAGTCTTGAAGCCCAGTTGCTCCGCCAGGTCATCGTGCTTGAGAGACGTCTTGCCCTCCCTCTGCAGCAGTTTTTCCACCAGTTCGCGACCCCGGCTCACGTTCTCGTGGGTGATCTGTGCATTGAACCAGGCGCGCACCTTTGCCTTGGCGCGCGAGCTGACCAGGTAACCCAGCTCGGCATTGAGCCAGTCACGCGACGGCCGCCCTTCCTTGACAGCAACCACTTCCACCGTCTGGCCGTTCTGCAGCGCGGTGTTGAGTGGCACCATCTGCCCATCGACCTTGGCACCGCGGCAGCGGTGGCCCAGCTCGGTGTGGACGGAGTAGGCGAAATCGACCGGGGTGGCACCCTGGGGCAGCTCAATCACAGCTGCGTCCGGAGTCAGCACGTAGATATGGTCATCAAACAGACCACTGTCCTGCGTCTGCCCGACCAGATCCTTGCGCCATGCCAGCAGCTGGCGCAGCACGGCAATCTTGGCGTCGTAATCACTGCTGGCAGTGACACCCGCATAGCCCTTGGCCCCGGCTTCCTTGTAGGCCCAGTGCGCTGCCACGCCATTTTCGGCATGGTCATGCATGGCCTGGGTGCGGATCTGGATTTCAATGGCCTTGCCATTGTCATCGCGCACCACGGTGTGCAGCGATTGGTAGCCGTTGGGCTTGGGCTTGGCAATGTAGTCGTCGAATTCAGACTCGATGGGCGCGAATGTTTCGTGCACAAACGACAAGGCTGCGTAGCAATCTTTCACCGTGGGCACCACCACACGCAAAGCGCGGATGTCAAACAATTGCTCGAAATCCAGCGACTTGCCTCGCATCTTCTTGATGATGCTGTAGATGTGCTTGGGCCTGCCCGCCACGGTGGCGCTGATGCTGTGGGAACGCAGCGCCGATTCGAGCCGCTCGCGCAGGGTCACCATGTACAGCTCTCGCTCCACACGGGTCTCGTCCAGCAGCTTTGCTATCTTCTTGTAGGTGTCGGGCTCCAGAAAGCGGAAGGACAGGTCTTCCAGCTCCCATTTGATCTGCCAGATGCCCAGCCGGTTGGCCAGTGGCGCAAACACCTGCAGGCTCTCGCGCGCAATGGCCGGCGACACCGGCCTTTTGCTGGCGGCGTACCAGCGCAGGGTCTGCAGGCGTGAGGTGAGCCGCAGCATCACCACCCGCAGGTCGCGCGAAAACGCCAACAGCATCTTGCGGATGTTCTCGGTCTGGGTGGCAGGGTCGTCCACCAGATGGCCGGCATCGGCCTGGCGTGCCTGAGCCTGCACCTTCATCAGCGCAACGGTCTCGACTGCCAGCGATGCATAGCTTTCGCCAAACACCTTGCCAATGACTTCGCGCGGCTTGTTCAGCTGTTCGCTGGCGTGCACCAGGTAGGCTGCGGCCTGCATCGCTTCGGAGCCCCCAATGTGCTTGAGGATGGCTGCCACCGCATCGGCGTGCTGCAACGCGTTTTCACCCGTATCCAGGGTTTCCTCGGCAATCAGGGGCAACGCGAAGGAGCGTGCCCGGGCCAGCACATCGTCCTGTGCAGGCAGTGCATGGGCGGTTGCAGCCACCAGAGGAGAAACCGGCTCTGCCGGAAGATGTTCTGCGCCGGGCGCAGGCTGAGCGACTGCCGTCAAACTTTTCATGTTGTCACCACACTCTTGCACTCCCCCGCCAGGAATGCACTACGAACCGCACAAAAAGGCCAGCACCGCAGCTACTTGATCAAAAGATACCAGGGTGGGCGCATGGCCGACCCCCGCAAATTCAATGACGCGGGCTCTGGGCCCGCGTTCCGCCATAGATTGGGCTGTTTTGGCAGAAAGCAAGTCCGATTCTGCACCACGCAGCACCAAGGTATCGGCACCAATGCTGTCATACAGTTGCCAGAGGAGCTGCTCGCCTGCGGCTGCCATCTCCGGTGTCATGGCCCGCATGGGCTCACCAATGGCCGGGTCGTAATGCAGGCGCACTGCCAAGCCGCTTTCAGGCCGAAGCATCGGACGCGACAGCGCGAGCCACTCATCCGGCGTATGCGGACCAAAACCCCGGGACAGTTGCCACAGCGCCTCCACCGCCTGCGCTTCGCTGGCATATACCATGTTCTTTCCGACATAGCCACCGATACGGACGAGCGATGCCGGCTCGATAACCGGCCCCACATCGTTCAACACCAGGCGCCGGATCGGCACAGGCAGCACCGGCTGAATGCTTTTTTCTCCCGCCAGCCCCATGCCGATCAGGCCACCCATACTCGTGCCAACCCAATCGAGACTGCCAATGGGTGCCGCCTTGTGCACCTGCTGCAGCAGCGCCAGCATATCGGCCACATACAAGGGCACCTGGTAGCCCTGGGGATTGTCGAGCCAGTCGCTGTAGCCCCGCCCTACCACATCAGGGCAGATCACCCGCGCATGCAGCGCCAGTTGGCTGGCCAGTGCATCAAAATCGCGCCCCTGCCGCGTGAGCCCATGCACGCAGACGATGACATGCGGATGCCGCAGATCGCCGGTATGGTTCCATTCCCAATAGGCCATGCGGTGGGTGGCATTGCTCCGCCCTGCCTCCGTATTGCCAGCGACCGCACAGGTGACATATTGCAAGCGTGGTTGTTCAAGCATGGTTTTCCAAGTGGCAGGCCACCCTTGCATTTGGTTTAGGATGGCCGGTGGGAATGAACCAATAGTAACTGGAGATACTGAATGCTGAAAGGTAAAACCGCGCTGGTCACCGGATCGACAAGCGGCATCGGCCTGGGAATTGCGAAGGCACTGGCGCGCCAGGGCGCCCACACCATCCTCAATGGCTTTGGCGACGCCGAAGGCCCGAAGGCCGAAGTACGCGACGCCACGGCCGGGTCTGGCGCTCGCATTGGCTACCATGGCGCCGACATGAGCAAGGCCGCAGACATCGAAGCCATGTTTGCCTACGCCGCGCAGGAGTTTGGCCAGGTGGACATTCTGGTCAACAACGCTGGTATCCAGCATGTGGCCAATGTGCAGGATTTTCCTGTGGAACGCTGGGACGCCGTCATCGCCATCAACCTGACAAGCGCCTTCCACACCAGCCGGCTCGCACTGCCTGCCATGCAAAAAAGCGGCTGGGGCCGCATCATCAATGTGGCCTCGGTGCACGGCCTGGTGGGTTCTGCCGGTAAATCGGCCTACGTGGCGGCCAAGCACGGCATTGTGGGCCTGACCAAGGTGACTGCACTGGAAAACGCAGCCTCGGGCATCACCTGTAACGCCATCTGCCCCGGCTGGGTGCTGACCCCCCTGGTACAAAAGCAGGTAGACGCCAAAGCCGAACAACTCAAGATCAGCAACGAAGAAGCCAAAAAGCTGCTGCTGGGAGAGAAAGAGCCTTCGATGCAGTTCACCACCCCGGAAGAACTGGGCGAGCTTGCGGTGTTCTTCTGCTCCCCCGCTGCCAACAATGTGCGCGGCGTCGCCTGGAACATGGACGGCGGCTGGGTGGCCCAATAAAAACGGTTTCAATCCTGCACACCAACGGCGCGCATTGCGCCGTTTTTTTCACCCTTTTCATGTAATGCTTTAATTGCATAACCAATGAAACATTTTTCACAGACCCATAGCAATCTAAAAAAATTAATGAAATTTCACGAAAAATAGAGATAGAAAACGGAAATTGAGAACTTGATAGCCTTTCCAGCCATGCATATGTAACGCAAATTTTGTAACTTAGCGTCAAATTTTGGTCCAAAAACGCCTTTTTTCTGAAAAAGAGGTCAAAATGTAAAAGTTACAAATCAGCTGGAGGAAATCACCCATGGTGACTGCAACCAACCGTGTAGACAAAATTCTGGTCGTGGATGACGACGCCCGTATCCGCGACCTGCTGCGCCGCTACCTGTCGCATGAAGGTTTCGAGGTCATGATTGCCGAAGACGGCAAGGGCCTGCAGCGCATCCTGCTGCGCGAAACCGTCGATCTGATCGTGCTGGATCTGATGATGCCCGGTGAAGACGGCCTGTCGATCTGCCGCCGCCTGCGCGCCAGCAACGACCGCACCCCCATCATCATGCTGACCGCCAAGGGCGAAGACGTGGACCGCATCGTTGGCCTGGAAGTGGGCGCAGATGACTACATCGGCAAGCCTTTCAACCCGCGTGAACTGCTGGCCCGTATCCACGCCGTGTTGCGCCGTCGCCCACCCCAGGAAGCGCCTGGTGCGCCTTCCGGCGAAAACGAAGTGGTCAACTTCGGCCCCTTCACATTTGACATGAGCACCCGGGTGCTGACCAAGGATGGCGAAGAGCTACCCCTGACCACGGGCGAATTCGCCATGCTCAAGACCCTGGTACGCCACCCCCGCCAGCCGCTGTCGCGCGAAAAGCTGGCCCTGCTGGCACGTGGCCGTGAGTTCGAACCCTTTGACCGCAGCCTGGACGTGCAGGTCTCGCGGCTGCGCAAGCTGGTCGAAGTCGACCCCGCAGCGCCGCGCTACATCCAGACCGTGTGGGGCGTAGGCTATGTGTTCGTGCCAGACGGCGCCAACTGATCACGCTCTTCATAGAGAACGAGTTGCCAACCGCCCCCAGAGCCCCTGCGGGCGGTTTTTCTTTGCCGGTGCCCAGATTTTCAGCGTCATCTGCTCCATTTGCGCATGGCGCACAATGCTGGAAGACTGCACAGCCCTT contains:
- a CDS encoding RelA/SpoT family protein, translating into MKSLTAVAQPAPGAEHLPAEPVSPLVAATAHALPAQDDVLARARSFALPLIAEETLDTGENALQHADAVAAILKHIGGSEAMQAAAYLVHASEQLNKPREVIGKVFGESYASLAVETVALMKVQAQARQADAGHLVDDPATQTENIRKMLLAFSRDLRVVMLRLTSRLQTLRWYAASKRPVSPAIARESLQVFAPLANRLGIWQIKWELEDLSFRFLEPDTYKKIAKLLDETRVERELYMVTLRERLESALRSHSISATVAGRPKHIYSIIKKMRGKSLDFEQLFDIRALRVVVPTVKDCYAALSFVHETFAPIESEFDDYIAKPKPNGYQSLHTVVRDDNGKAIEIQIRTQAMHDHAENGVAAHWAYKEAGAKGYAGVTASSDYDAKIAVLRQLLAWRKDLVGQTQDSGLFDDHIYVLTPDAAVIELPQGATPVDFAYSVHTELGHRCRGAKVDGQMVPLNTALQNGQTVEVVAVKEGRPSRDWLNAELGYLVSSRAKAKVRAWFNAQITHENVSRGRELVEKLLQREGKTSLKHDDLAEQLGFKTAEALFEVVGKDELSLRAIENILRPPEPQAPQDELLLNRPRKASDGSGKGGVLVVGVDSLMTQLAKCCKPAPPDVIGGFVTRGKGVSVHRCDCSNFREMRARNPERVIEVEWGYGGRQAASEAVYPVDVAVEAHDRQGLLRDISEVFARDKTNVIGVQTQSVKGTAWMTFTVEISDSGRLAKVLAAVATVSGVRSARRR
- a CDS encoding alpha/beta fold hydrolase; the encoded protein is MLEQPRLQYVTCAVAGNTEAGRSNATHRMAYWEWNHTGDLRHPHVIVCVHGLTRQGRDFDALASQLALHARVICPDVVGRGYSDWLDNPQGYQVPLYVADMLALLQQVHKAAPIGSLDWVGTSMGGLIGMGLAGEKSIQPVLPVPIRRLVLNDVGPVIEPASLVRIGGYVGKNMVYASEAQAVEALWQLSRGFGPHTPDEWLALSRPMLRPESGLAVRLHYDPAIGEPMRAMTPEMAAAGEQLLWQLYDSIGADTLVLRGAESDLLSAKTAQSMAERGPRARVIEFAGVGHAPTLVSFDQVAAVLAFLCGS
- a CDS encoding 3-hydroxybutyrate dehydrogenase codes for the protein MLKGKTALVTGSTSGIGLGIAKALARQGAHTILNGFGDAEGPKAEVRDATAGSGARIGYHGADMSKAADIEAMFAYAAQEFGQVDILVNNAGIQHVANVQDFPVERWDAVIAINLTSAFHTSRLALPAMQKSGWGRIINVASVHGLVGSAGKSAYVAAKHGIVGLTKVTALENAASGITCNAICPGWVLTPLVQKQVDAKAEQLKISNEEAKKLLLGEKEPSMQFTTPEELGELAVFFCSPAANNVRGVAWNMDGGWVAQ
- the ompR gene encoding osmolarity response regulator transcription factor OmpR — its product is MVTATNRVDKILVVDDDARIRDLLRRYLSHEGFEVMIAEDGKGLQRILLRETVDLIVLDLMMPGEDGLSICRRLRASNDRTPIIMLTAKGEDVDRIVGLEVGADDYIGKPFNPRELLARIHAVLRRRPPQEAPGAPSGENEVVNFGPFTFDMSTRVLTKDGEELPLTTGEFAMLKTLVRHPRQPLSREKLALLARGREFEPFDRSLDVQVSRLRKLVEVDPAAPRYIQTVWGVGYVFVPDGAN